The window CGCACTTGGGGCCGTAAGCTGTCCGTCCGGTCTAAGGAACCGGACTCGGGAAAGCAGACATTCGGGCGATCCCTCTCTGAAAACTGCCGTTTGTTCACGCGATTTACGAATGCGGCTTTCGGCAGATGAGAAGGCTTAGATCAGAGCTCGGATTGCGGCGATCGATAAACCGGCGCCTGCCATTCGGGCGGGTCATAGATCTTTGATCGCTTAATGGCGCCCCTGAAACCTGTTGCTTCGGCAATAGCCTTCTTGTCGGCTGTCCATTCGCGGCGATCTCGGTTGGGATCAGCCATGATTTGGGTAATCATGGCGTGGGGATCTACCTGAAAACGATATAGACCGCCCTTGTCCTGGTCCTTCACATCGCCGAAATAGAGCAGGCGAACTTCGCGTTCGTGGCGAAAGGCATGGCGCTTCATCAGCAGCGAACGCGCGAACTCCACGCCCAACAATGGCAGACGCCCATCGCGATGGAGCCATGCTTCGAGTTTCGCCTCCGACCGGTATTCGACCCTTCCTATGAAACAGCGATCTTGGGCCGCTTGGGGATGCGCATTGACCAGCGCGCAGAGCAGCTTCCTCGGCGTCGAGCGGATGCGTAGATAACGCTTGGCGGGATCGTTGGCATAGATGCCCCACATCGCTTCCGAATAGGCATCGCGCGTCCAGCATTGACCCACAAAATCTTCGGCGAAAGCATAGTTGAACGCTTCACCATCCAACACGCCGCCGAGCTTCAGCTGGAAATTTTCGAACTTGTCCTTCCAGTTGTGAATCCGGCTTAAGACGTTGCGCCGGCTTGCAAACAGGTCAAGCACATAGTCCTCCGGCATGATCCGATAGATATGTTGGTCCGGATTTGAATTCTCGAAGTTGAGGAAGTTCATCGCAGCGCCCTCGATCTGCAAGGCTCAGCAACCGTCCTTCGCACAGACATCGCCAAGCTTCCAACCAAAGATGATCGCTTCCATTTTTCATGAAAACATGGTTTTATGTTTTCATGAAAAAACTGGACAGTTCGGATGATTGCGGGGATGAACATCTCCAGGTTCAGGTGCCGACTGCTACCAAGCGCGACTTGGGGCAGCGTGCGCTCGATAGTCGCGAACCAATCCGAATGGTCGTGCTGAGAGCCTTGGCTGCTTATGGTGTGGTGGTGCCTGAGGGCGCGATTGCAGACCGGCGGAAGCGCACCTGATGGAGGACGACTTTCAGGCGCTGACGGTCGACCAATATGCCCGCGAAGCAGCTCGGACCGATCAACGTAAGGGTTCCGGTACAGTCGGGTTCACAATGCTCGGCCTCTTCGGCGAAACAGGCAGCCTCCTCGCCGAAGCCAAGAAGAAGCAGCGGGATGCCGCTTCCTATCTCGGCTATGCCGAAGCAGTCGCCGAGGAGATCGGTGACGTGTTGTGGTATTTGGCAGCTATCGCACAGCGTCACCGCCTGGCATTGAGTGACATTGCAGCCGCCGCGCTCAAGGCCGATGGTTCTTACGCAGAGGGCACGAACGAAGCACTCAGTCTCCACGCCCTACAGCCTGCACATATGCCGCTCGCAAAAGCGCCCATGCCCGAGTTCGAACACAGCCTGCTTGCCCTGGCCAGCGAAGTCGGGCTTCTGGCGCGCGAAATCGAAGGCGGCAACTCGACGCGGCACTGCGAGGATGTCGCCGAAAGACTTGTTGCGATTACGCGTTGCCTCATTCGCGCTTCGACCGACTCGGGCATCACCATCGAGGCCGCGGCGATCAAGAACCTGCAGAAGATTTTCGATCGATGGCCACGTGAACGCATCTACCCGCCGGCCTTCGATGCCGACAAAGACGCCGAAGAGCAGCTGCCTCGCTCGATACAGATCGACATTTACGAGCGCAAGGTGCGTGGTCAGGACTATGTCTTCCAGCGTTCGCGCGGCGTCTATGTCGGCGACCGACTGACCGACAACGCCATCGAACCTGACGACTATCGGTTCCACGACGTATTCCACTACGCCTATGTCGCGGTGCTGGGCTGGTCACCGGTGATCCGCGCCTTGCTGCGCCTCAAGCGCAAGAGCGACCCGAAGCTGGACGAAGCCGAGGATGGCGCGCGCGCGATCCTGATCGAAGAAGGTGTCACGTCGTGGCTATTCGGCCAAGCGCAGCAGCTCAATTTCTTCGAAGACGTCAAACGAGGCGGACTTCCGCTGGACATGCTCAAACATGTCCGCCAATTCGTCGCTGGTTACGAGGCTGACCGCTGTCCGCTGTGGCTCTGGGAGGAAGCAATTCTCCAGGGATACGCGGCCTTTCGCTTCCTCCAGAAGAACCGACGGGCGCGAATTACCATCGATTTCGCCCGCCGTCGCTTGCGTATCAAGGAGTTGCCGCAATGACCCCCAAGACCTTCGTATCGGCATTGGCGGCCGCGAAATTGCCCTCGGTGTTCAACCCATGGCGCGACCGCTGTTCCATCCATGACCGGCGTGATGCCGCGGCACGGCGCCGCTCCAACCTCCAGGGCATGCTGGAAGCAGCTCTCGATGCGCATGTCGAAACGATCTGGATTGCCCGCGATCTTGGCTATCGCGGCGGACGCCGCACTGGGGTGCCGTTGACCGATGAGGTGCATCTCACCCATGCATCGGCGCTGATGGGTGGCATCGCGTTGGAGCGTGCCACGCAGGGGCCGGAAATTGCCGAACGCACCGCCGCGATCGTCTGGCAGGTGCTTGGCAGGATCGGACAGCCTGTCATGCTTTGGAACGTCTTTCCCTTCCATCCGCACGATGCGGATGATCCCATGTCCAACCGC is drawn from Qipengyuania oceanensis and contains these coding sequences:
- a CDS encoding nucleoside triphosphate pyrophosphohydrolase family protein, yielding MEDDFQALTVDQYAREAARTDQRKGSGTVGFTMLGLFGETGSLLAEAKKKQRDAASYLGYAEAVAEEIGDVLWYLAAIAQRHRLALSDIAAAALKADGSYAEGTNEALSLHALQPAHMPLAKAPMPEFEHSLLALASEVGLLAREIEGGNSTRHCEDVAERLVAITRCLIRASTDSGITIEAAAIKNLQKIFDRWPRERIYPPAFDADKDAEEQLPRSIQIDIYERKVRGQDYVFQRSRGVYVGDRLTDNAIEPDDYRFHDVFHYAYVAVLGWSPVIRALLRLKRKSDPKLDEAEDGARAILIEEGVTSWLFGQAQQLNFFEDVKRGGLPLDMLKHVRQFVAGYEADRCPLWLWEEAILQGYAAFRFLQKNRRARITIDFARRRLRIKELPQ
- a CDS encoding uracil-DNA glycosylase; translated protein: MTPKTFVSALAAAKLPSVFNPWRDRCSIHDRRDAAARRRSNLQGMLEAALDAHVETIWIARDLGYRGGRRTGVPLTDEVHLTHASALMGGIALERATQGPEIAERTAAIVWQVLGRIGQPVMLWNVFPFHPHDADDPMSNRCHSRAEREETWPLLQALVSMVQPKRIVAIGRDAHLALAGLETEVTAIRHPSYGGQREFINGMYGLYGIAGDPVGSPELPLGPRYAETAKALA